The segment TTTCTATCACAACTCTCCCGAGCTCACAAAACGAATGAGATCGAGATCGAGCTAGGGAGCAAAAGCAAACACAACAATTAAAGTGGGTTACCATGTACAAAAATACTGTTGTATGAAAActaaacaataattttaaagttttgataAATGTACACAtccacaaaattttacaaacactgtatttaagtttaaacttgtcaaaaacctgttaaaggtacagtatgtttAAGTTACTCTTTGCtgtactaaaaaggctagtgctgcactctggcggtaAAACACAGTAATATTAGCATAATATTAGGGTATTtattttgactgtatttaaaataaattattttacaccttgcatgaaataaagcaccagaagattaatagagaaacgtagacagcagttatttttagtcacaatttctattttaaaacccgtataaaactataaaaagtaagtaatttgattgtgacgtcacatgctagtgtttcatataaattccatagtctGGGTCTGGCTCacgtctggctaatgaaagttgaacctgaaaaaacgtgGCAATTTcaaaaatctgtagcaggccgCTCTTTGAtaacaaggattgcataacatatactttttataattttcatatcctagaaatcataaaaattatgcaatccttgtaatcaagGAGCCGCCTgctgcaatttttttaaattgccgcgttttttcaggttcaactttcattagccagactagcagcaaaattgttttgacagttcgaaaaaagaaggtgatttgactagtagtcaaataccccaatatcaagggcctgacactctttgatagaaaaagatagtcttattgcgattcctataagaggaaagagaaaatagtgccatgctttgtccttatcaccgacgtagtggcatcataggtgatggcgaaataccgaaatttacaagagtgaaagagaaaaaatcctatgttgcccaaattttatatgaatattttctTTCGCTTACCCCCggccccggtcgctcggtggcgcgtctataactatagttggtcaaaccaagttgtcagtaaataagagcaaaaaaaaactatactcatccttttcttttggttgctagttagtactagtgtaagacaaagattgtatgattctctctgtctatgtttgaaatgagacagtcctttgacaaactataattgtaTATGGTATATacattatactactctttggtatATACTATGCTATGTCTATATCAAACAACCAATTTGTTCTAGTAATGTTGCCAgttgatataatatttttagtttattctTTGTCGCGGGATTTTTAAAGTAGGAAATGAGAAAGTAGTGGTTGGCGATTACATACACATTcaccagagcacacagtcgctgtggccgaaatcgatcaggagagcatcatcatcacaCATTCACTGCGAAGAACCCGCTAGGTGGGTTCATTTTGTATAGGAAATGGGGCGTTTGGCACTGAAAGCATTGAAGAGATCTGATCCACTAGCTTTACAAGATTTAACCCCTCGTATGCAGCCTATTTAAAACAATAGATCTAAATTCCTACCCAAGGATCCTTTTCAAcatcatacacagacaagaggttaagtAACAAACCTAAACAGGAggcattttgttcataaaaatcttaaattttgttttctCCTATCAgtcttaattatttaaatgactTTCAAGGCTGTTCTCAAACTCGCCAATATTATTTGTGAAAACTAgccttttgtgtatattttacTTCAGATGCTGAAGACTGTCTTCAAAAGGCATCTAATAGAAagtatatacaaataaaaataaaacaactggTACATTATAATGTTTATTATCCTTAATTACGTCTGCCACCATAACCACCCGAGGTAGTCGGTTGCGTCAGCTGGAGGCCATTGATGTTGTTGAAGTCTAGCATCTTCAACATCTCCTTGGTGTCAGGGTCAACCTCGATGATGTCATGCTCCAAGGCGGAGACTTCAGGGACGTAGTTGTCACGTCTCTCACGCTCCTCCTCCTGCAGTTTGATGGAGATTCCACGGACCTGGGAGTTCCTGAGACGCCTCATCAAGTGGGTGGCAAACCTACGAAAATCTTACAAATAAGACA is part of the Cydia strobilella chromosome 17, ilCydStro3.1, whole genome shotgun sequence genome and harbors:
- the LOC134748993 gene encoding small ribosomal subunit protein eS17, with product MGRVRTKTVKKAAKIIIEKYYTRLTLDFDTNKRICEEIAIIPTKPLRNKIAGFATHLMRRLRNSQVRGISIKLQEEERERRDNYVPEVSALEHDIIEVDPDTKEMLKMLDFNNINGLQLTQPTTSGGYGGRRN